One genomic region from Drosophila busckii strain San Diego stock center, stock number 13000-0081.31 chromosome 3R, ASM1175060v1, whole genome shotgun sequence encodes:
- the LOC108603828 gene encoding uncharacterized protein LOC108603828 yields the protein MDYIFECFFNDTFEGITRNGLQDRQSRRDVLDHLSSIIKGCSEGQNVQTDEVASIAVVAALRFHRLAKQDNCGVCLMGKYHNILYIALRTCWDWGVRDSEVVAQLLVAIYECEKTFERIFLGALFGPHAPHFIAGWRSDFQDQHENVRAMVYFLKHATREQLMLPVWIPRHEQERQLRFIDVPIESCGRSSPLRIALQANAPELLLILLRYGASPQPPDGGASVIIALLDKLIENGRNYSYELVLCLQILLRNIAMIEMPFKPILYASRREMFFERYGRLLMDKIIAKEQVYGVPTLRHFCRCRIRDILREHNQLPNGIDTLRLPKRLQRYIDLTEELEGPQLQPVTQDPSGAKQPTNVLQRLETISSAESEDESENHVQLLEAVTVAEKAAVAAFVATSDGAITKEAKAAAVAAYVAAAANDELS from the exons ATGGACTACATATTCGAGTGTTTCTTTAATGACACCTTCGAGGGCATTACACGCAACGGATTGCAGGACCGCCAATCGCGTCGGGATGTCCTGGATCATCTGAGCTCAATTATCAAGGGCTGCAGCGAGGGTCAGAATGTGCAGACCGACGAGGTTGCCAGCATAGCGGTAGTTGCAGCCCTACGCTTCCATCGACTGGCCAAGCAGGATAATTGCGGG GTCTGCCTCATGGGCAAGTATcacaacattttatatattgcgtTGCGCACCTGTTGGGACTGGGGTGTGCGAGACTCGGAGGTGGTTGCACAGCTCTTGG TGGCCATTTACGAATGCGAGAAGACATTTGAGCGCATCTTTTTGGGCGCGCTCTTTGGACCACATGCACCGCACTTCATTGCCGGCTGGCGCAGCGATTTTCAGGATCAG CATGAGAATGTGCGCGCTATGGTTTACTTTCTGAAGCATGCAACACGCGAGCAGCTCATGCTGCCCGTTTGGATACCACGTCACGAGCAGGAGCGACAGCTCAG ATTTATTGATGTGCCCATTGAGTCCTGTGGACGCTCCTCACCTCTGCGCATTGCGCTGCAGGCAAATGCGCCCGAATTGCTGCTTATACTTCTCAG ATACGGCGCTTCACCGCAACCGCCTGATGGTGGCGCCTCCGTGATTATTGCTCTGCTTGACAAACTCATCGAGAATGGACGCAATTACAGTTACGAACTGGTGCTCTGCCTGCAAATACTGTTACGCAACATAGCCATGATCGAAATGCCTTTCAAG CCAATTTTGTATGCATCGCGACGTGAAATGTTTTTCGAACGCTACGGACGTCTTCTAATGGACAAAATTATTGCCAAGGAACAAGTGTACGGCGTGCCCACGCTGCGTCATTTTTGCCG CTGCCGCATACGTGATATACTGCGTGAACATAATCAACTGCCAAATGGCATCGATACGCTGCGCTTACCGAAGCGCCTGCAGCGCTACATTGATCTCACCGAGGAGCTGGAGGGACCACAGCTTCAGCCAGTTACACAAGACCCAAGTGGCGCTAAGCAGCCGACTAATGTCTTACAGAGACTCGAGACAATAAGCAGCGCCGAGAGCGAGGATGAGAGCGAGAATCATGTGCAACTGCTGGAGGCAGTTACAGTTGCAGAAAAAGCGGCTGTGGCTGCCTTTGTGGCCACCAGCGATGGCGCCATTACCAAAGAGGCCAAGGcggctgccgttgctgcttatgtggcagcggcagctaatGACGAGCTTAGCTAA